A window of the Candidatus Eisenbacteria bacterium genome harbors these coding sequences:
- a CDS encoding RraA family protein: MASKPMTAEMHPGPGFRIRKTIARPTAELVAAIGEFQTAVISDGLNRLYTMSPAIRCLTPERQRILGPACTVKVFPGDNLMVHKSLDIAAPNDVVVVDAGGSSMNAVLGDLVCTKARHRGLAGFVVDGYIRDLAGVLTLGYPVYARGATPIGPLHRGPGEINHPIQCGGVVVHPGDIIVGDE, from the coding sequence ATGGCCAGCAAGCCGATGACTGCCGAAATGCACCCGGGGCCAGGCTTTCGAATCCGGAAAACCATCGCCCGACCGACCGCCGAATTGGTCGCGGCCATCGGCGAGTTCCAGACGGCGGTCATATCCGACGGACTCAACCGCCTCTATACGATGTCGCCGGCGATCCGATGCCTCACCCCGGAGCGCCAGCGTATTCTGGGCCCGGCCTGTACGGTCAAGGTCTTCCCCGGCGACAACCTCATGGTTCACAAATCGCTCGACATTGCGGCCCCGAACGACGTCGTCGTCGTGGACGCGGGCGGCTCCTCTATGAACGCGGTCCTGGGCGACCTGGTTTGCACCAAGGCGAGGCACCGCGGCCTCGCCGGATTCGTCGTCGACGGGTACATCCGCGATCTCGCAGGCGTCCTGACCCTGGGGTACCCGGTCTATGCCCGGGGGGCGACGCCGATCGGTCCCCTCCATCGGGGCCCCGGCGAGATCAACCACCCCATCCAGTGCGGTGGCGTTGTCGTCCATCCTGGGGACATCATCGTCGGCGACGAGAG
- a CDS encoding beta-lactamase family protein, producing the protein MGRTRAAAASEAASLFAPLHSFLGSQIDAGLVPGAVFVAGRSGGAVHRAALGRRALQPRIEPMTEDTIFDLASLTKPLVTAALAVERASAHDLHLEDPLERHLEEARGTEAGSARLSMLLTHTAGFPAMNPLEDYRGGKPRLYAAIAREPLEARPGERFTYSDVGYMLLQGVVERATGKGLDRAAQERIFTPLRFRDTRFGTRAKDRLRVAPTTRERGVWLRGRVHDPRARSRALGGVAGNAGVFGTGEEVARFCEMLLRGGTHGGRRILASETVRLMTTNQCGPALGVRRGFGFDIESPYSAPRGSLFSSDSFGHSGFTGVSMWIDPTNDAYFVLLTNSIHAGGHKDLKAFRSQAATLAARGLGI; encoded by the coding sequence ATGGGACGCACACGCGCGGCCGCCGCGTCGGAGGCCGCTTCCCTTTTCGCGCCGCTTCATTCCTTTCTCGGGTCGCAGATCGACGCGGGCCTGGTGCCCGGCGCCGTCTTCGTCGCCGGGCGGAGCGGCGGCGCCGTCCACCGAGCGGCGCTCGGACGGCGTGCGCTCCAACCGCGCATCGAGCCGATGACCGAAGATACGATTTTCGATCTCGCTTCCTTGACCAAACCGCTGGTCACGGCGGCGCTCGCGGTGGAACGCGCATCGGCGCATGACCTCCATCTCGAGGACCCGCTCGAGAGGCACCTCGAGGAAGCGCGCGGCACGGAGGCGGGGTCGGCCCGGCTCTCGATGCTTCTCACGCACACCGCGGGCTTTCCCGCGATGAATCCGCTCGAAGACTACCGAGGAGGAAAGCCCCGGCTCTATGCCGCGATCGCGCGCGAGCCGCTCGAAGCGCGGCCGGGAGAGCGTTTCACCTATAGCGACGTGGGGTACATGCTTTTGCAAGGCGTGGTCGAGCGGGCGACCGGGAAAGGGCTCGACCGGGCGGCGCAGGAGAGAATCTTCACCCCCCTCCGTTTCCGCGACACACGCTTCGGCACGCGCGCCAAGGACCGCCTTCGCGTGGCGCCCACGACGCGTGAGCGCGGTGTGTGGCTTCGCGGGCGGGTGCACGATCCGCGGGCGAGATCGCGGGCCTTGGGCGGGGTCGCGGGGAACGCGGGAGTGTTCGGGACCGGGGAGGAGGTAGCGCGCTTCTGCGAGATGCTCCTCCGCGGCGGGACGCACGGCGGCCGCCGAATTCTGGCCTCCGAAACCGTGCGCCTCATGACCACCAATCAATGCGGGCCGGCCCTCGGCGTGCGCCGCGGGTTCGGGTTCGACATCGAGAGCCCCTACTCGGCGCCGCGGGGTTCGCTCTTCTCGAGCGATTCCTTCGGACACTCTGGCTTCACAGGGGTCTCGATGTGGATCGATCCCACGAACGACGCCTACTTCGTGCTCCTCACGAACTCGATCCACGCGGGCGGCCACAAGGATCTGAAGGCATTTCGCTCGCAGGCCGCCACCCTCGCGGCGCGAGGGCTGGGGATCTGA
- a CDS encoding rhomboid family intramembrane serine protease: MIPLRDRNPSGAFPVVTLTLILVNTFVFLYEVQLGPALGNFLNRYALVPAEVTGSLQYGAVSLSDTVAPFFTSMFLHGGWLHLIMNMWFLWIFGDNVEDALGAFRYILFYLICGLGAAFTHFLLQPASPMPVLGASGAIAGVLGAYAVLFPGARVITLIPVFFFLQVVELPALVVLGLWFVLQIMSGFFEVMAPMRGGTAWWAHIGGFVTGLFLILLFRPRKVSI, translated from the coding sequence ATGATTCCGCTTCGCGATCGAAATCCTTCCGGGGCCTTCCCGGTGGTCACGCTGACGCTGATCCTCGTCAACACCTTCGTTTTTCTCTATGAAGTGCAGCTCGGGCCCGCCCTCGGAAATTTTCTCAACCGCTACGCGCTGGTGCCTGCCGAGGTGACCGGGAGCCTGCAGTACGGCGCCGTGAGCCTCTCCGACACGGTGGCTCCATTCTTCACCTCCATGTTCCTCCATGGCGGGTGGCTTCACCTGATCATGAACATGTGGTTCCTCTGGATCTTCGGCGACAACGTCGAAGACGCGCTCGGGGCGTTCCGCTATATCCTCTTCTATCTGATATGCGGGCTCGGTGCCGCCTTCACGCACTTTCTGCTGCAGCCCGCCTCTCCCATGCCCGTCCTCGGCGCGAGCGGCGCGATCGCGGGCGTTCTGGGCGCGTACGCGGTGCTCTTTCCCGGGGCACGGGTGATCACGCTGATCCCGGTATTCTTTTTCTTACAGGTGGTCGAGCTTCCCGCGCTGGTGGTCTTGGGATTGTGGTTCGTGCTCCAGATCATGAGCGGATTTTTCGAGGTCATGGCGCCGATGCGGGGAGGCACGGCGTGGTGGGCTCACATCGGCGGTTTTGTCACGGGCCTCTTCCTCATACTCCTGTTCAGACCCAGGAAGGTATCCATCTAG
- a CDS encoding cytochrome c maturation protein CcmE, giving the protein MGNSSRLIVMSLVVIAAVGYLILTGVKQTGMRYMTVTELARLDRAPQAEGFRLDGTVAPGSVVYDQRAPKLRFQMTDGKENISVVYPGLMPDAFADGREVVVEGAYRHSERALYASKLVTKCPSKYEAGGLGKDKS; this is encoded by the coding sequence GTGGGTAACTCGTCTCGCCTCATCGTGATGTCGCTCGTGGTCATCGCCGCCGTGGGGTACTTGATCCTCACCGGCGTGAAGCAGACCGGAATGCGGTACATGACCGTGACGGAGCTTGCGAGGCTCGACCGCGCTCCCCAGGCGGAGGGCTTCCGGCTGGACGGGACGGTGGCCCCGGGAAGCGTCGTCTACGACCAGCGAGCACCCAAGCTTCGGTTTCAGATGACCGACGGCAAGGAAAACATCTCCGTGGTTTACCCGGGTCTCATGCCGGATGCCTTCGCCGACGGACGCGAGGTCGTCGTCGAGGGAGCCTACCGGCACTCCGAGCGCGCGCTCTACGCCTCGAAGCTCGTCACGAAATGTCCTTCCAAGTACGAGGCCGGGGGACTCGGGAAGGACAAATCGTGA
- a CDS encoding heme lyase CcmF/NrfE family subunit — protein sequence MPSPTDARSSSREPTGTPSARSTPRSSSRNVLPSTRPGDSGRTNREAGGPPVSELGRLALLLGFICSVFAVGSIAWGLRTGYSGPLRSGRRAVWTVCGLALLAVILLERALLARDMSYRYVAEHTSKDLPLHYAFTSLWAGQEGSLLLWLLILSAYGSAFLFAYRKRLDPFYDAVAMVIAAVMIFFTGLLTFVSSPFRILATPPPDGMGLNPLLQDPGMMIHPPVLYTGYVGFVVPFAFAMAVLLLNRSGTRWIEEVRRWTLFCWGFLGVGILLGARWAYIELGWGGYWGWDPVENASLMPWLVGTGFLHSVMIEQRRGMLKTWNIALIALTFELSIFGTFLTRSGVLTSVHSFAESDIGPWFLSFILISGTAATALILYRKALLESENRMEAMISREGSFLFNNVLFVALTFATFLGTTFPVVSEAVTGTKISVSAPFFNRVNVPIALALLLLTGAGPVLSWKRATASVLKRNFILPMFMGTVAAVVALPFGADGVYTLVCIFGAAFVVTTIVMEFARGIQARRSGETAALPAQVVHLVKKNKRRYGGYIVHTGIVVLFVGVLGSSVFQKEAHAPLKTGDALRIGPYTLTLRGVTERQKQNATLTTAILGVERGSKFVGTEHASKALYSKSQQPMTEVALHSTPAEDLYMILGGVNEDGSASIQAYINPLVSLVWGGGLIMVLGTLIALSDRMRIRREERAGL from the coding sequence ATGCCTTCGCCGACGGACGCGAGGTCGTCGTCGAGGGAGCCTACCGGCACTCCGAGCGCGCGCTCTACGCCTCGAAGCTCGTCACGAAATGTCCTTCCAAGTACGAGGCCGGGGGACTCGGGAAGGACAAATCGTGAAGCGGGGGGGCCGCCCGTGAGCGAGCTCGGACGCCTGGCGCTTCTCCTCGGCTTCATCTGCTCCGTCTTCGCGGTCGGAAGCATCGCCTGGGGACTCCGCACGGGGTACTCGGGTCCGCTCCGCAGCGGCAGGCGCGCGGTGTGGACCGTGTGCGGGCTCGCGCTCCTCGCGGTCATTCTCCTCGAGCGGGCCCTTCTCGCGCGCGACATGAGCTACCGCTACGTCGCGGAGCACACGAGCAAGGATCTCCCGCTCCACTACGCGTTCACATCGCTCTGGGCGGGGCAGGAGGGCTCCCTGCTCCTCTGGCTCTTGATCCTGAGCGCCTACGGCTCGGCATTTCTTTTCGCCTACCGGAAACGCCTCGATCCGTTCTACGACGCGGTGGCCATGGTCATCGCCGCCGTGATGATCTTCTTCACCGGGCTCCTGACCTTCGTTTCCTCGCCCTTCCGGATCCTCGCCACGCCTCCCCCCGACGGAATGGGCCTGAACCCGCTGCTTCAAGACCCGGGGATGATGATTCACCCGCCGGTCCTCTATACCGGGTACGTCGGCTTCGTCGTGCCTTTCGCCTTCGCGATGGCGGTTCTGCTTCTGAACCGCTCGGGCACGCGCTGGATCGAGGAAGTGCGCCGGTGGACGCTTTTCTGTTGGGGATTTCTGGGCGTGGGAATTCTCCTCGGCGCCCGCTGGGCCTACATCGAGCTGGGGTGGGGCGGCTATTGGGGCTGGGATCCGGTCGAGAACGCCTCGCTCATGCCGTGGCTCGTGGGGACCGGGTTCCTTCATTCGGTCATGATCGAGCAGCGCCGTGGGATGCTCAAGACGTGGAACATCGCGCTCATCGCGCTGACCTTCGAGCTCTCCATTTTCGGGACCTTTCTCACCCGCTCGGGGGTGCTCACTTCCGTGCACTCCTTCGCGGAATCGGACATAGGCCCGTGGTTCCTCTCGTTCATCCTGATCAGCGGAACCGCGGCCACCGCGCTCATTCTCTACCGTAAGGCCCTTCTCGAGAGTGAAAATCGGATGGAAGCGATGATCTCGCGCGAGGGCTCCTTCCTCTTCAACAACGTGCTCTTCGTCGCGTTGACCTTCGCGACGTTTCTCGGAACCACGTTTCCCGTGGTGAGCGAGGCGGTCACCGGAACGAAGATCTCGGTCTCGGCTCCCTTCTTCAATCGCGTGAACGTCCCGATCGCGCTTGCGCTCCTGCTTCTGACGGGCGCCGGCCCGGTGCTTTCCTGGAAGCGGGCGACCGCCTCCGTGCTGAAGCGCAATTTCATCCTTCCCATGTTCATGGGCACCGTCGCGGCGGTGGTCGCGCTCCCGTTCGGGGCCGACGGGGTCTACACCCTGGTCTGCATCTTCGGGGCGGCGTTCGTGGTCACGACGATCGTGATGGAGTTCGCGCGCGGCATCCAGGCTCGGAGGAGCGGGGAGACGGCGGCCCTTCCCGCCCAGGTCGTGCACCTCGTGAAGAAGAACAAGCGGCGGTACGGCGGATACATCGTCCACACGGGAATCGTGGTCCTCTTCGTGGGCGTACTCGGCTCCTCGGTGTTTCAGAAGGAGGCCCACGCGCCGTTGAAGACGGGGGATGCGCTCCGCATCGGCCCTTACACGCTCACGCTTCGCGGCGTCACCGAGCGCCAGAAGCAAAACGCGACCCTCACGACCGCGATCCTCGGCGTGGAGCGCGGGAGCAAGTTCGTCGGAACGGAGCACGCGTCCAAGGCGCTTTACTCCAAATCGCAGCAGCCGATGACCGAAGTCGCGCTGCATTCGACGCCGGCCGAGGACCTCTACATGATCCTCGGAGGCGTGAACGAGGACGGCTCCGCGTCGATCCAGGCCTACATCAATCCGCTCGTGAGCCTCGTGTGGGGAGGCGGGCTCATCATGGTGCTGGGAACGCTGATCGCGCTGAGCGACCGCATGAGGATCCGCCGGGAAGAGAGGGCCGGCCTTTGA
- a CDS encoding cytochrome c-type biogenesis protein CcmH, whose amino-acid sequence MGRRAHHGAGNADRAERPHEDPPGREGRPLTRIPPGTALAILLLVGAAPPSDAKPRDAAHAITSQLICPCSCGEVLSGCTCETGKTMQGYVENAIKQGKGKDQIVGALVARYGEVIRGAPKPEGFNLVVWIAPFAATLAGFAIAFLVLRRWVKRRAALPSSLGTLAADRGGLSPGRTLEADLDGLRARAEAELRRMRE is encoded by the coding sequence GTGGGGAGGCGGGCTCATCATGGTGCTGGGAACGCTGATCGCGCTGAGCGACCGCATGAGGATCCGCCGGGAAGAGAGGGCCGGCCTTTGACGCGCATCCCTCCCGGGACCGCGCTCGCGATCCTGCTCCTCGTCGGGGCCGCGCCGCCCTCCGATGCCAAGCCACGCGATGCCGCCCACGCGATCACGAGCCAGCTCATCTGCCCGTGCAGCTGCGGAGAAGTCTTGAGCGGGTGCACCTGCGAGACCGGCAAGACGATGCAGGGCTACGTGGAGAACGCGATCAAGCAGGGGAAGGGCAAGGACCAGATCGTGGGCGCGCTGGTGGCCCGGTACGGAGAGGTGATCCGCGGCGCCCCCAAGCCGGAAGGATTCAACCTCGTCGTCTGGATCGCCCCCTTCGCCGCGACGTTGGCCGGCTTCGCGATCGCCTTCCTGGTTCTACGCCGCTGGGTGAAGCGCCGCGCGGCGCTCCCTTCGTCGCTGGGCACGCTCGCCGCGGATCGCGGCGGGCTCTCCCCCGGCCGCACGCTCGAGGCGGATCTCGACGGGCTTCGCGCGCGCGCCGAGGCGGAGCTCCGCCGGATGAGGGAATGA
- a CDS encoding ABC transporter ATP-binding protein — translation MTLGARDIEKRFTHRPVLRRASLELHPGEIVLLRGVNGSGKTTFARILATTLAPDAGDVTLDGEPVRRRLRAARRAIGFLSHRPLLYAGLTPLENLEFFGRLAGVTDARLRAERLLERFGLASFARTPMERFSRGMLQRVALIRALLPAPEVLILDEPYAGLDDEGSSTLNALLGEARGRGTASLVISHDRDRIAPLATRERELRDGRIEASP, via the coding sequence GTGACGCTCGGCGCGCGCGACATCGAGAAGCGGTTCACGCACCGGCCGGTGCTTCGCCGGGCTTCGCTCGAGCTCCACCCCGGCGAAATCGTGCTGCTCCGCGGAGTGAACGGCTCGGGCAAGACCACGTTCGCCCGGATCCTCGCCACCACCCTGGCGCCCGATGCCGGCGACGTAACCCTGGACGGCGAGCCCGTCCGGCGGAGGCTCCGCGCCGCGCGCCGCGCGATCGGATTCCTGAGCCACCGTCCCCTTCTTTACGCCGGCTTGACCCCGCTCGAAAACCTCGAGTTCTTCGGCAGGCTTGCCGGCGTGACCGACGCGCGCCTCCGAGCGGAGCGGCTCCTGGAGCGGTTCGGGCTTGCGTCCTTTGCGCGAACCCCCATGGAGCGTTTCTCGCGCGGAATGCTCCAGCGGGTCGCGCTCATCCGGGCGCTGCTTCCCGCGCCCGAGGTTCTCATCCTGGACGAGCCCTACGCAGGTCTCGACGACGAAGGCTCGTCGACCCTGAACGCGCTCCTCGGGGAGGCACGGGGGCGGGGCACGGCGTCGCTCGTCATCTCGCACGACCGCGATCGCATCGCGCCCCTCGCCACGCGCGAGCGCGAGCTCAGGGACGGAAGGATCGAGGCCTCCCCGTGA
- a CDS encoding cytochrome C assembly protein has product MDRRRQADPFALGGRHDRTGPGLGEDHGRDRRAGGRARRVALRGDSGGGRVNSTIPGWWSKGRVILWVLAIALVAGSLYAAFARAPVEAQMGVVQKIVYIHVPSAIVTLLAFGLTFAASIAFLATRVWVWDAVAASSCEVGMVFATIVLVSGPLWARSAWNTWWTWEPRLTTFLILWLLYGGYHVVRASIAGRAKRTVSAVLGIILFVNLPIVWKSVEWWRGSLHPRGVTMTGEMRQVLTLSMLAWIVFFVAAFQERLRLEALREAAESGVAAELPR; this is encoded by the coding sequence CTGGATCGGCGCCGTCAAGCTGACCCGTTCGCTCTGGGCGGACGGCACGATCGAACCGGTCCGGGATTGGGTGAAGATCATGGTCGTGATCGACGTGCTGGGGGTCGCGCTCGCCGCGTGGCTCTACGAGGTGATTCAGGAGGCGGAAGAGTGAATTCCACGATACCCGGTTGGTGGTCGAAGGGGCGTGTGATCCTCTGGGTCTTGGCGATCGCCTTGGTCGCGGGCTCTCTCTATGCGGCCTTTGCCCGGGCCCCGGTCGAGGCGCAGATGGGCGTCGTGCAGAAGATCGTCTACATCCACGTCCCGAGCGCGATCGTGACGCTTCTCGCGTTCGGGCTCACGTTCGCGGCGAGCATCGCGTTTCTCGCGACCAGGGTCTGGGTCTGGGACGCGGTCGCCGCCTCCTCCTGCGAGGTCGGGATGGTGTTCGCCACGATCGTGCTCGTGAGCGGGCCCTTGTGGGCGCGGTCGGCGTGGAACACCTGGTGGACGTGGGAGCCGAGGCTCACGACGTTTCTCATCCTCTGGCTCCTCTACGGCGGGTACCACGTGGTGCGCGCTTCGATCGCCGGCCGCGCGAAGCGCACGGTCTCGGCGGTGCTCGGGATCATCCTATTCGTCAATCTGCCGATCGTCTGGAAATCCGTCGAGTGGTGGCGCGGGTCGCTCCATCCGCGGGGGGTGACGATGACGGGCGAGATGCGCCAGGTCCTCACCCTGTCGATGCTTGCGTGGATCGTGTTCTTCGTCGCCGCGTTCCAGGAAAGGCTGCGCCTCGAGGCCCTGAGGGAAGCCGCCGAATCGGGCGTGGCGGCGGAGCTCCCGCGATGA
- a CDS encoding rhodanese has translation MRDHFQEFEISPEIVNEMIESGEEVVLVDVREDWEWEKAHIEGAIHIPLSELRDRVQELDPEQWTVVYCHIGDRSVDGCLVLWDLGFRKVRSLSGGIDLWSDVIDPEVPKY, from the coding sequence ATGAGGGACCATTTTCAGGAATTCGAGATCTCCCCCGAGATCGTGAACGAGATGATCGAATCAGGGGAGGAGGTGGTCCTGGTCGATGTGCGCGAGGACTGGGAGTGGGAGAAGGCCCACATCGAGGGCGCGATTCACATTCCGCTCTCGGAATTGAGGGACCGGGTCCAGGAACTGGATCCCGAACAATGGACCGTCGTTTACTGCCACATCGGCGACCGAAGCGTCGACGGTTGCCTCGTCCTCTGGGATTTGGGCTTCCGGAAGGTTCGGAGCCTGTCGGGCGGAATCGATCTCTGGTCTGACGTCATCGATCCCGAGGTGCCCAAGTACTGA
- a CDS encoding electron transfer flavoprotein-ubiquinone oxidoreductase produces the protein MSDQRDVLEVDVLFVGGGPAGLAGALRLTQLLEQHKQATAQDQAKALGEISIAVLEKASAIGAHGISGCILDPRAMRELIPDFKEKGAPIESEVTSDDLFFFTRSGQLRFPLLPPPLRNHGNYVISLGNFEKWMGGLVEDTGAYVLPGMAAVEGLFEGERMVGVRTGDKGIDRHGNRKPNFEPGADIRAKVTVLCEGVRGSLTKRLTPQLKLQEGRAPQIYATGIKEVWRMPKGRVPKGRVIHTMGHPLDSKTFGGGFIYGMDQDRWSVGFVVGLDYWDPTTDPHGLMQAFKLHPFVAKLLEGGTLHSYGAKAIPEGGYYSVPRLSWPGGLLCGDNASLLNSERLKGVHTAMKSGMLAAETAFDALLKQDFGAEAMAGYDRRVRESWVWSELYKVRNFHQGFERGLWMGMADAGLQLVTGGLGFGNRPTWKPGHARMKKLADAGVKPRSLEETQRRYDNGRTFTKVNDVFHSGTKHDEDQPSHLLVADTDLCATRCKEEYGNPCQHFCPANVYEMVPDGPGGGVKLKLNPSNCVHCKTCDIADPYEIITWVPPEGGGGPNYLDL, from the coding sequence GTGAGCGATCAGCGGGACGTCCTCGAAGTCGACGTCCTCTTCGTGGGCGGCGGCCCGGCGGGGCTCGCGGGCGCGCTGCGCCTGACCCAGCTCCTCGAGCAGCACAAACAGGCCACGGCGCAGGACCAGGCCAAGGCGCTCGGCGAGATCTCGATCGCGGTGCTCGAGAAGGCCTCCGCGATCGGCGCGCACGGGATCTCGGGCTGCATCCTGGACCCGCGGGCGATGCGCGAGCTGATCCCCGATTTCAAGGAGAAGGGCGCCCCGATCGAGAGCGAGGTCACGAGCGACGATCTCTTCTTCTTCACGAGATCCGGGCAACTCCGGTTCCCCCTTCTCCCTCCGCCGCTTCGAAACCACGGGAACTACGTCATCTCGCTGGGCAATTTCGAGAAGTGGATGGGAGGGCTCGTCGAAGACACGGGGGCCTACGTGCTCCCGGGGATGGCCGCCGTCGAGGGGCTCTTCGAAGGGGAGCGGATGGTCGGGGTGCGCACCGGCGACAAGGGGATCGACCGCCACGGTAACCGGAAGCCCAATTTCGAGCCGGGCGCAGACATCCGCGCGAAGGTCACCGTCCTCTGCGAGGGCGTGAGAGGCTCCCTGACCAAGCGGCTCACCCCGCAGCTCAAGCTCCAGGAAGGCCGCGCGCCCCAGATCTACGCGACCGGGATCAAGGAAGTCTGGCGCATGCCCAAGGGCCGCGTGCCGAAGGGGCGCGTCATTCACACGATGGGCCACCCGCTCGACTCTAAGACCTTCGGCGGCGGGTTCATCTACGGGATGGATCAGGACCGCTGGTCCGTGGGATTCGTCGTGGGGCTCGACTACTGGGACCCCACGACCGATCCGCACGGCCTGATGCAGGCGTTCAAGCTGCATCCCTTCGTCGCGAAGCTGCTCGAGGGGGGGACGCTCCATTCGTACGGCGCGAAAGCCATACCCGAGGGGGGCTACTACTCGGTGCCACGTCTCTCCTGGCCCGGCGGGCTCCTTTGCGGCGACAACGCCTCGCTCCTGAACTCGGAGCGGCTCAAAGGAGTCCACACGGCGATGAAGTCGGGGATGCTTGCGGCGGAGACTGCGTTCGACGCTCTTCTAAAGCAGGATTTCGGAGCGGAGGCGATGGCCGGCTACGATCGCCGGGTGCGCGAGTCCTGGGTCTGGTCGGAGCTCTACAAGGTCCGCAATTTCCATCAGGGATTCGAGCGCGGTCTGTGGATGGGAATGGCGGACGCCGGTCTGCAGCTCGTGACGGGGGGGCTGGGTTTTGGGAACCGGCCGACGTGGAAACCCGGCCACGCCAGGATGAAGAAGCTCGCTGACGCGGGTGTCAAGCCCCGGTCGCTGGAAGAGACGCAGAGGAGATACGACAACGGGCGCACGTTCACCAAGGTGAACGACGTTTTCCACTCGGGGACGAAGCACGACGAGGACCAGCCGAGCCACCTTCTCGTCGCGGACACGGACCTCTGCGCAACGCGCTGCAAGGAGGAATACGGCAATCCCTGCCAGCACTTCTGCCCGGCCAATGTCTACGAGATGGTCCCGGACGGCCCGGGCGGAGGGGTGAAGCTGAAGCTCAACCCGTCGAACTGCGTCCACTGCAAGACCTGCGACATCGCCGACCCCTACGAGATCATCACGTGGGTGCCGCCCGAGGGCGGGGGCGGCCCGAACTACTTGGATCTGTGA
- the trxB gene encoding thioredoxin-disulfide reductase: MAETRQVVILGSGAAGLTAAIYAARANLSPLLFEGAQPGGQLTITTDVENYPGFEDAIMGPDLMKRMRAQAARFGTELITAEVESVNLKKAPFEVVAHGKKYTSRTLIIATGAVAKLLGISSEAKLMGHGVSACATCDGYFFKNQRVLVVGGGDTAMEEANFLTKFASHVTVIHRRDELRASKIMQDRAMANPKISFLWDSIVQEVLDSGLGKVTGVKIQNLKTGYTTVVPAEGLFIGIGHQPNTALFQGQLELEPNGYIRTFGGTRTSVPGVFAAGDVQDSVYRQAVTAAGTGCMAALDAERYLEELKHSSSTPAPAVAAAGRDGARRK; encoded by the coding sequence ATGGCCGAGACTCGTCAGGTCGTCATTCTGGGCTCCGGCGCCGCGGGCTTGACCGCGGCGATCTACGCCGCGCGCGCCAACCTCTCGCCGCTGCTCTTCGAAGGCGCCCAGCCCGGCGGCCAGCTCACGATCACGACCGACGTGGAGAATTATCCCGGGTTCGAGGATGCGATCATGGGGCCCGACCTCATGAAGCGCATGCGCGCCCAGGCGGCTCGCTTCGGCACGGAGCTGATCACGGCCGAAGTAGAATCGGTGAACCTCAAGAAGGCTCCTTTCGAGGTTGTCGCGCACGGAAAAAAGTACACGTCGCGCACCCTGATCATCGCGACCGGCGCCGTCGCCAAGCTCCTCGGAATCTCGAGCGAGGCGAAGCTCATGGGGCACGGCGTCTCGGCGTGCGCCACGTGCGACGGGTACTTCTTCAAGAACCAGCGCGTCCTGGTCGTGGGCGGCGGCGACACCGCGATGGAAGAGGCGAACTTTCTCACCAAGTTCGCGAGCCACGTGACCGTGATTCACCGCCGCGACGAGCTGCGCGCCTCGAAGATCATGCAGGACCGAGCCATGGCGAACCCGAAAATATCCTTCCTGTGGGATTCGATTGTCCAGGAGGTGTTGGATTCCGGCCTCGGCAAGGTCACGGGAGTGAAGATCCAGAACCTGAAAACGGGATACACCACGGTCGTCCCGGCGGAAGGGCTCTTCATTGGGATCGGACACCAGCCGAACACCGCGCTCTTCCAAGGACAGCTCGAGCTCGAGCCGAACGGATACATCCGCACGTTCGGCGGAACGCGGACGAGCGTGCCGGGCGTGTTCGCGGCCGGGGATGTGCAGGATTCGGTCTATCGCCAGGCGGTCACCGCCGCGGGGACCGGCTGCATGGCCGCCCTCGACGCCGAGCGGTATCTGGAAGAGCTGAAACACTCCTCGAGCACGCCGGCTCCCGCCGTGGCCGCGGCGGGCCGGGACGGGGCGCGCCGCAAGTGA